A DNA window from Mycobacterium sp. IDR2000157661 contains the following coding sequences:
- the dnaN gene encoding DNA polymerase III subunit beta, with the protein MDVATTTVGVTDLKFRLVREDFADAVAWVARNLPSRPTVPVLAGVLLTGSEEGLTVSGFDYEVSAEVQVPAEIASPGSVLVSGRLLSDITRALPAKPIDVSVEGTRVSLTCGSARFSLPTMAVEDYPTLPALPDETGVISADLFGEAIGQVAVAAGRDDTLPMLTGIRVEIAGEKVVLAATDRFRLAVRELTWSTISADIEAAVLVPAKTLAEAAKTGTDGGDVHLSLGSGAAVGKEGLLGIRSNGKRSTTRLLDAEFPKFRQLLPTEHTAVATIGVAELTEAIKRVALVADRGAQVRMEFSDDALRLSAGADDVGRAEEDLPVEFAGDPLTIAFNPTYLTDGLSSLHSERVTFGFTTPSRPAVLRPASEDGDLAGATGPFPAAQTDYVYLLMPVRLPG; encoded by the coding sequence ATGGACGTGGCTACGACAACAGTTGGTGTCACCGATCTGAAGTTCCGCCTGGTACGGGAGGACTTCGCCGACGCTGTGGCCTGGGTGGCACGTAATCTGCCCAGCCGGCCGACTGTTCCGGTGCTGGCCGGTGTGCTGCTGACCGGCTCCGAGGAGGGTCTCACGGTTTCGGGATTCGACTACGAGGTCTCGGCCGAGGTACAGGTTCCAGCCGAGATCGCCTCGCCCGGAAGCGTTTTGGTCTCCGGGCGGCTGTTGTCCGACATCACTCGCGCGTTGCCGGCCAAGCCCATCGATGTCAGTGTCGAGGGCACCCGGGTGTCGTTGACCTGCGGCAGTGCCCGATTCTCCCTGCCGACGATGGCGGTCGAGGACTACCCGACGTTGCCCGCACTGCCCGACGAGACCGGCGTCATCTCCGCGGACCTGTTCGGCGAGGCGATCGGCCAGGTCGCCGTCGCGGCCGGCCGAGACGACACCCTGCCCATGCTCACCGGCATCCGCGTCGAGATCGCCGGTGAGAAAGTCGTTTTGGCGGCTACGGACCGGTTCCGCCTGGCCGTGCGCGAGTTGACCTGGTCCACCATCAGCGCCGACATCGAGGCCGCCGTCCTGGTGCCGGCCAAGACGCTGGCCGAGGCGGCCAAGACGGGCACCGACGGCGGCGATGTCCACCTGTCTCTGGGTTCGGGCGCCGCCGTGGGCAAGGAGGGCCTGCTCGGCATCCGCAGCAACGGCAAGCGCAGTACCACTCGGCTGCTTGACGCCGAGTTCCCGAAGTTCCGTCAGCTGCTGCCCACCGAGCACACCGCGGTCGCCACCATCGGCGTGGCCGAACTCACCGAGGCGATCAAGCGCGTCGCTCTGGTCGCCGACCGGGGCGCGCAGGTCCGGATGGAGTTCAGCGACGATGCGCTGCGGCTGTCGGCCGGCGCCGACGACGTCGGGCGCGCCGAGGAGGATCTGCCGGTGGAGTTCGCAGGCGATCCGTTGACCATCGCGTTCAACCCCACGTATCTGACCGACGGGCTCAGCTCGTTGCACTCCGAGCGCGTGACGTTCGGCTTCACGACACCGAGTCGTCCCGCGGTGTTGCGCCCGGCGAGCGAGGACGGTGACCTCGCCGGTGCGACCGGTCCGTTCCCCGCCGCGCAAACCGACTACGTCTATCTGCTGATGCCGGTGCGGCTTCCCGGCTGA
- the gnd gene encoding phosphogluconate dehydrogenase (NAD(+)-dependent, decarboxylating) codes for MQLGLVGLGKMGFNMRERLRDAGHEVIGYDPRPEVSDVPTLAELAGALEAPRVVWVMVPSGPITRETIASLADELSAGDLVIDGGNSRYTEDAPHAKMLNDKGIEFIDAGVSGGVWGLKEGYGLMVGGSDADVERAMPIFDTLRPPGPREDGFVHAGPVGAGHFAKMVHNGVEYALMTAYAEGYEMLAAEDLIKDPQAVYQAWTNGTVVRSWLQQLLARALKEDPGFAQISGYTEDSGEGRWTVEEAIRLRVPVPSIAAALFARFLSRQDDSPTMKAVSALRNQFGGHAVKRISESG; via the coding sequence ATGCAACTGGGTTTGGTCGGCCTGGGAAAGATGGGCTTCAACATGCGCGAGCGACTGCGCGATGCGGGCCATGAGGTCATCGGTTACGACCCCCGGCCGGAGGTCTCCGACGTGCCGACACTCGCGGAGCTGGCTGGCGCACTCGAGGCCCCTCGGGTCGTGTGGGTGATGGTGCCGTCCGGGCCGATCACGCGGGAGACCATCGCGAGTCTGGCCGACGAGCTCAGTGCCGGTGACCTGGTCATCGACGGTGGTAACTCGCGCTACACCGAGGACGCGCCGCACGCGAAGATGTTGAACGACAAGGGAATCGAGTTCATCGACGCGGGGGTGTCCGGTGGCGTCTGGGGCCTGAAGGAAGGTTACGGCCTGATGGTCGGCGGCAGCGATGCCGACGTCGAACGTGCCATGCCCATTTTCGACACGCTGCGCCCGCCGGGACCCCGGGAGGACGGTTTCGTGCACGCCGGACCGGTGGGCGCCGGCCACTTCGCGAAGATGGTGCACAACGGTGTCGAGTACGCGCTGATGACCGCTTACGCCGAGGGTTACGAGATGTTGGCAGCCGAGGACCTGATCAAGGATCCGCAGGCGGTCTATCAGGCCTGGACCAACGGCACCGTAGTGCGGTCGTGGTTGCAGCAACTGCTCGCCAGGGCCCTCAAGGAGGATCCCGGCTTCGCCCAGATCTCCGGCTACACCGAGGATTCCGGTGAAGGCCGCTGGACGGTCGAAGAAGCGATCCGGCTTCGGGTGCCGGTGCCCAGCATCGCCGCTGCGTTATTCGCCCGGTTCCTGTCCCGTCAGGACGACTCGCCGACCATGAAGGCCGTCTCGGCCCTGCGCAACCAGTTCGGTGGCCATGCGGTCAAGCGGATCAGCGAGTCGGGATAG
- the recF gene encoding DNA replication/repair protein RecF (All proteins in this family for which functions are known are DNA-binding proteins that assist the filamentation of RecA onto DNA for the initiation of recombination or recombinational repair.) — MYLRRVLLTDFRSWPRVELDLEPGRTVFVGPNGIGKTNLIEALWYSSTLGSHRVATDAPLIRTGAQRAVVSTIVVNEGRELAVDLEITAGRANKARLNRSPVRSAREVLGALRAVLFAPEDLALVRGDPGERRRYLDELATTRRPQVAAIRADYEKVLRQRTALLKTAAGARFRGDRSVLDTLEVWDGHLAEKGAQLIAARVDLVDQLGPEVAKAYQHLAPTSRPAAIRYRSGVDVVEHEAAAGTGSVELFEAALLDAVVRRRDAELERGVCLVGPHRDDLELRLGDQVAKGFASHGESWSMALSLRLAAYELLRSDGSGDPVLLLDDVFAELDNARRNALAAVAASAEQVLVTAAVGEDIPADWDARRIGVTMTDDDSGRVSKVQP, encoded by the coding sequence GTGTACCTCCGTCGCGTCCTGCTGACCGACTTTCGATCCTGGCCGCGCGTCGAGCTGGATCTCGAACCGGGGCGCACCGTTTTCGTCGGGCCCAACGGTATCGGCAAAACCAATCTCATTGAGGCGCTTTGGTATTCGTCGACGCTCGGGTCTCACCGGGTCGCCACCGACGCCCCGCTGATCCGCACGGGGGCGCAGCGGGCGGTGGTGTCGACGATTGTCGTCAACGAAGGGCGTGAACTCGCGGTGGATCTCGAGATAACCGCGGGACGGGCGAACAAGGCGCGCCTGAACCGCTCCCCCGTGCGCTCGGCCCGCGAGGTGCTCGGCGCGTTGCGCGCGGTGTTGTTCGCGCCGGAGGACCTGGCGCTGGTGCGGGGCGACCCGGGCGAGCGCCGCCGCTACCTCGATGAGCTGGCGACCACCCGGCGCCCGCAGGTGGCGGCGATCCGCGCGGATTACGAGAAGGTGTTACGACAACGGACGGCATTGCTGAAGACCGCCGCAGGCGCCCGATTCCGCGGTGACCGCAGCGTCTTGGACACCCTCGAGGTGTGGGACGGCCACCTCGCCGAGAAGGGCGCACAGTTGATCGCCGCGCGGGTCGATCTGGTCGACCAATTGGGTCCCGAAGTCGCCAAGGCCTATCAGCACCTGGCGCCGACGTCACGGCCGGCGGCGATCCGATATCGCAGCGGTGTCGATGTCGTCGAGCACGAGGCAGCGGCCGGAACGGGCAGCGTCGAGTTGTTCGAGGCGGCACTGCTGGACGCGGTGGTGCGCAGGCGCGACGCCGAACTCGAACGCGGGGTGTGTCTGGTGGGCCCGCACCGCGACGACTTGGAGCTGCGGCTCGGCGACCAGGTCGCCAAAGGCTTTGCCAGCCATGGTGAATCGTGGTCGATGGCCCTCTCGCTGCGACTGGCGGCCTATGAGTTGTTGCGCAGCGACGGCAGCGGTGATCCGGTGCTGCTGCTCGACGATGTGTTCGCCGAACTCGACAATGCGCGCCGGAATGCCCTGGCGGCGGTGGCGGCGTCGGCCGAGCAGGTGCTGGTGACCGCTGCGGTGGGCGAGGACATCCCGGCCGACTGGGACGCCCGCCGGATCGGGGTGACGATGACCGACGACGACTCCGGTCGGGTATCGAAGGTGCAGCCGTGA
- a CDS encoding DUF721 family protein, which yields MSDSNDPSDPSDGGDVRPPEHLAHLEGMDLVRRALEEARGAARSQGKDVGRGRRSMPRRIARNSRRRWSGPGPDPRDPQTFGAAAGDLARDRGWSARVSEGAVFGRWTAVVGEGIAAHATPTSLTDGVLTITAESTAWATQLRMVQAQVLAKIAAAVGDGVVRSLKIVGPMGPSWRKGRYHISGRGPRDTYG from the coding sequence GTGAGCGACTCAAACGACCCGAGCGACCCGAGCGACGGTGGCGACGTGCGCCCGCCCGAGCACCTGGCGCACCTGGAGGGGATGGACCTGGTCCGCCGGGCTCTCGAGGAGGCGCGCGGCGCGGCGCGCAGCCAGGGCAAGGACGTCGGTCGCGGGCGCCGGTCGATGCCGCGCAGGATCGCCAGGAACAGTCGCCGACGCTGGTCTGGACCCGGCCCCGATCCGCGGGATCCGCAGACGTTCGGTGCGGCGGCCGGCGATCTGGCCCGCGACCGGGGTTGGTCAGCGCGGGTGTCAGAAGGTGCGGTGTTCGGTCGCTGGACGGCCGTCGTCGGCGAGGGGATCGCGGCGCACGCCACGCCGACGTCGCTCACCGACGGGGTGCTGACCATCACGGCCGAGTCGACTGCGTGGGCCACCCAGCTGCGCATGGTGCAGGCCCAGGTGTTGGCGAAGATCGCCGCGGCGGTGGGCGACGGCGTGGTCCGGTCATTGAAGATCGTCGGCCCGATGGGTCCGTCGTGGCGCAAGGGTCGCTATCACATCAGCGGGCGCGGGCCGCGGGACACCTACGGCTGA
- the gyrB gene encoding DNA topoisomerase (ATP-hydrolyzing) subunit B, protein MAAQKKNAPKEYGADSIKVLEGLEAVRKRPGMYIGSTGERGLHHLIWEVVDNAVDEAMAGFATKVDVTILEDGGVEVTDDGRGIPVGMHATGIPTVDVVMTVLHAGGKFEQGAYQVSGGLHGVGVSVVNALSSRLEADIRTDGYEWFQTYDRSVPGTLKQGEKTKKTGTTIRFWADPNVFETTNYDFETIARRLQEMAFLNKGLTIELTDERVSAEEVVDEVVSDTAEAPKSADEKAAEASAGHKVKHRTFRYPGGLVDFVKHINRTKTAIHPSVIDFGGKGEGHEVEIAMQWNAGYSESVHTFANTINTHEGGTHEEGFRAALTSVVNKYAKDKKLLKDKDPNLTGDDIREGLAAVISVKVSQPQFEGQTKTKLGNTEVKSFVQKICNEQLTHWFEANPAEAKTVVNKAVSSAQARIAARKARELVRRKSATDIGGLPGKLADCRSTDPRKSELYVVEGDSAGGSAKSGRDSMFQAILPLRGKIINVEKARIDRVLKNTEVQAIITALGTGIHDEFDLAKLRYHKIVLMADADVDGQHISTLLLTLLFRFMKPLIENGHVFLAQPPLYKLKWQRSEPEFAYSDRERDGLLETGKKAGKRINVDDGIQRYKGLGEMDAKELWETTMDPSVRVLRQVTLDDAAAADELFSILMGEDVEARRSFITRNAKDVRFLDV, encoded by the coding sequence GTGGCTGCCCAGAAGAAGAATGCTCCCAAGGAGTACGGCGCCGATTCGATCAAGGTGCTCGAAGGTCTGGAAGCGGTTCGCAAGCGCCCGGGCATGTACATCGGGTCCACCGGCGAGCGCGGCCTGCACCACTTGATCTGGGAGGTCGTCGACAACGCCGTCGACGAGGCGATGGCCGGTTTCGCGACAAAAGTGGACGTCACGATCCTGGAAGACGGCGGCGTCGAGGTCACCGACGACGGGCGCGGCATTCCGGTCGGGATGCACGCGACCGGCATCCCCACCGTGGACGTCGTCATGACGGTTCTGCACGCCGGCGGCAAGTTCGAGCAGGGCGCCTACCAGGTGTCGGGCGGCTTGCACGGTGTGGGAGTGTCGGTGGTGAACGCTCTGTCAAGCAGGCTCGAGGCCGACATCAGGACCGATGGCTACGAGTGGTTCCAGACCTACGACCGGTCGGTTCCCGGAACCCTCAAGCAGGGCGAGAAGACGAAGAAGACCGGTACCACGATCCGGTTCTGGGCCGACCCCAATGTCTTCGAGACCACGAATTACGACTTCGAAACGATCGCGCGCCGCCTGCAGGAGATGGCCTTCCTCAACAAGGGTCTGACCATCGAATTGACCGACGAGCGGGTGAGCGCCGAAGAGGTCGTCGACGAGGTGGTCAGCGACACCGCCGAGGCGCCGAAGAGCGCCGACGAGAAGGCCGCCGAGGCCTCGGCCGGCCACAAGGTCAAGCACCGCACCTTCCGCTATCCCGGAGGCCTCGTCGACTTCGTCAAACACATCAACCGGACCAAGACTGCGATCCACCCCAGCGTCATCGACTTCGGCGGCAAGGGGGAAGGGCACGAGGTCGAGATCGCGATGCAGTGGAACGCCGGTTACTCCGAGTCGGTGCACACCTTCGCCAACACCATCAACACCCACGAGGGCGGTACCCACGAAGAAGGCTTCCGTGCGGCGCTGACCTCGGTGGTCAACAAATACGCCAAGGACAAGAAACTTCTCAAGGACAAGGACCCGAACCTCACCGGCGACGACATCCGAGAGGGCCTCGCGGCGGTCATCTCGGTGAAGGTCTCCCAGCCGCAGTTCGAGGGCCAGACCAAGACCAAACTCGGCAATACCGAGGTGAAGTCGTTCGTGCAGAAGATCTGCAACGAGCAGCTCACTCATTGGTTCGAGGCCAACCCTGCCGAAGCGAAAACCGTGGTGAACAAGGCGGTGTCGTCGGCGCAGGCCCGCATCGCGGCGCGCAAGGCACGTGAGTTGGTGCGGCGCAAGAGCGCAACCGACATCGGCGGGCTGCCCGGCAAGCTGGCTGACTGCCGGTCCACCGACCCGCGAAAGTCCGAACTCTATGTGGTGGAGGGCGATTCGGCCGGCGGCTCGGCCAAGAGCGGCCGCGACTCGATGTTCCAGGCGATCCTGCCGTTGCGCGGCAAGATCATCAACGTGGAGAAGGCCCGCATCGACCGGGTGCTGAAGAACACCGAGGTGCAGGCGATCATCACCGCGCTGGGCACCGGCATCCACGACGAGTTCGACCTCGCCAAGCTGCGCTATCACAAGATCGTGTTGATGGCCGACGCCGACGTCGACGGCCAGCACATCTCGACGCTGCTGCTGACGCTGCTGTTCCGGTTCATGAAGCCGCTGATCGAGAACGGGCACGTGTTCCTGGCCCAACCGCCGCTGTACAAGTTGAAGTGGCAGCGCAGCGAACCGGAGTTCGCCTACTCCGACCGGGAGCGCGACGGTCTGCTGGAGACGGGTAAGAAGGCGGGCAAGAGGATCAACGTCGACGACGGCATCCAGCGCTACAAGGGTCTCGGCGAGATGGACGCCAAGGAGCTGTGGGAGACGACGATGGATCCTTCGGTGCGGGTGTTGCGTCAGGTCACCCTCGACGACGCGGCGGCGGCCGACGAACTGTTCTCGATCCTGATGGGCGAGGACGTGGAGGCCCGCCGCAGCTTCATCACCCGCAATGCCAAAGACGTCCGCTTCCTTGATGTCTAG
- the gyrA gene encoding DNA gyrase subunit A produces MTDTTLPPGDEAGDRIEPVDIQQEMQRSYIDYAMSVIVGRALPEVRDGLKPVHRRVLYAMFDSGFRPDRSHAKSARSVAETMGNYHPHGDASIYDTLVRMAQPWSLRYPLVDGQGNFGSPGNDPPAAMRYTEARLTPLAMEMLREIDEETVDFIPNYDGRVQEPTVLPSRFPNLLANGSGGIAVGMATNIPPHNLRELAEAVYWCLDNHEADEEATLAAMMERVKGPDFPTHGLIVGSQGISDTYTTGRGSIRMRGVVEIEEDNRGRTGIVITELPYQVNHDNFITSIAEQVRDGKLNGIANIEDQSSDRVGLRIVVELKRDAVAKVVLNNLYKHTQLQTSFGANMLSIVDGVPRTLRIDQLIRYYVEHQLDVIVRRTRYRLRKANERAHILRGLVKALDALDEVIALIRASETVDVARQGLIELLDIDDIQAQAILDMQLRRLAALERQRIVDDLAKIEAEIADLEDILAKPERQRAIVRDELKEIVDKHGDDRRTRIIAADGEVADEDLIAREDVVVTITETGYAKRTKTDLYRSQKRGGKGVQGAGLKQDDIVNHFFVCSTHDWILFFTTQGRVYRAKAYDLPEASRTARGQHVANLLAFQPEERIAQVIQIKSYEDAPYLVLATRNGLVKKSKLTDFDSNRSGGIVAVNLRDGDELVGAVLCSSEDDLLLVSAKGQSIRFSATDEALRPMGRATSGVQGMRFNADDQLLSLNVVRDNTYLLVATSGGYAKRTAIEEYSPQGRGGKGILTIQYDKRRGSLVGALIVDDDTELYAITSGGGVIRTAARQVRKAGRQTKGVRLMNLGEGTTLIAIARNAEEGDSTDEVNTDVGE; encoded by the coding sequence ATGACTGACACCACGTTGCCGCCCGGTGACGAAGCAGGCGACCGCATCGAACCTGTCGACATCCAGCAGGAGATGCAGCGCAGCTACATCGACTACGCGATGAGCGTGATCGTCGGCCGCGCCCTGCCTGAGGTGCGCGACGGCCTCAAGCCAGTGCACCGCCGCGTGCTCTATGCGATGTTCGACTCCGGCTTCCGTCCGGACCGCAGCCACGCGAAATCCGCGCGCTCCGTTGCCGAGACGATGGGCAACTACCACCCGCACGGCGACGCGTCGATCTACGACACGCTGGTGCGCATGGCGCAGCCGTGGTCGCTGCGCTATCCGCTGGTCGACGGCCAGGGCAACTTCGGCTCGCCGGGCAACGACCCGCCGGCCGCCATGAGATACACCGAAGCGCGACTCACACCGCTGGCGATGGAGATGCTTCGCGAAATCGACGAGGAGACAGTCGATTTCATTCCTAACTACGACGGTCGGGTGCAGGAGCCGACCGTCCTGCCGAGCCGGTTCCCCAACCTGCTCGCCAACGGCTCGGGCGGCATCGCCGTCGGCATGGCCACCAACATCCCGCCGCACAACCTGCGCGAGTTGGCCGAGGCCGTGTACTGGTGCCTGGACAACCACGAGGCCGATGAGGAAGCCACACTGGCCGCCATGATGGAACGGGTGAAGGGCCCGGACTTCCCGACACACGGCCTCATCGTTGGCTCGCAAGGCATTTCGGACACCTACACCACGGGTCGTGGTTCGATCCGGATGCGTGGCGTCGTGGAGATCGAGGAGGACAACCGCGGCCGCACCGGCATCGTCATCACCGAGTTGCCGTACCAGGTCAACCACGACAACTTCATCACCTCGATCGCCGAACAGGTGCGCGACGGCAAGCTCAACGGGATCGCCAACATCGAGGATCAGTCCAGCGATCGCGTCGGGCTGCGAATCGTGGTGGAGCTCAAGCGCGACGCCGTGGCCAAGGTGGTGCTCAACAACCTCTACAAGCACACCCAGCTGCAGACCAGCTTCGGTGCCAACATGCTTTCGATCGTCGACGGGGTGCCGCGCACGCTGCGCATCGACCAGCTGATCCGCTACTACGTCGAACACCAGCTCGACGTCATCGTGCGGCGCACCCGGTACCGGTTGCGCAAGGCCAACGAGCGGGCCCATATCCTGCGCGGTCTGGTCAAAGCGCTCGATGCGCTCGACGAGGTGATCGCGCTGATCCGGGCGTCGGAGACCGTCGACGTCGCCCGCCAAGGCCTGATCGAGTTGCTCGACATCGACGACATTCAGGCCCAGGCGATCCTGGACATGCAGCTGCGCCGTCTTGCCGCCCTGGAACGGCAGCGCATCGTCGACGACCTGGCCAAGATCGAGGCCGAGATCGCCGATCTTGAGGACATTCTGGCCAAGCCGGAGCGCCAGCGCGCCATCGTGCGCGACGAACTGAAGGAGATTGTCGACAAGCACGGCGACGACCGTCGCACTCGCATCATCGCCGCCGACGGTGAAGTCGCCGACGAGGACCTGATCGCCCGCGAGGACGTCGTCGTCACCATCACCGAGACCGGCTACGCCAAGCGCACCAAGACCGACCTGTACCGCAGCCAGAAGCGCGGCGGCAAGGGCGTGCAGGGTGCCGGGCTCAAGCAGGACGACATCGTCAACCACTTCTTCGTCTGCTCGACCCACGACTGGATCCTGTTCTTCACCACGCAGGGCCGGGTCTACCGGGCCAAGGCGTACGACCTGCCGGAGGCGTCGCGCACCGCGCGCGGCCAGCACGTCGCGAACCTGCTGGCCTTCCAGCCCGAAGAACGGATCGCCCAGGTCATCCAGATCAAGAGCTACGAGGATGCGCCGTACCTGGTACTGGCCACCCGCAACGGCCTGGTGAAGAAGTCCAAGCTCACCGACTTCGACTCCAACCGCTCCGGCGGCATCGTCGCGGTGAACCTGCGCGACGGCGACGAACTCGTCGGCGCCGTGCTGTGTTCGTCCGAGGACGACCTGCTGCTGGTGTCGGCCAAGGGCCAGTCCATCCGGTTCTCAGCTACCGACGAGGCGCTGCGCCCGATGGGTCGCGCGACCTCCGGTGTGCAGGGCATGCGGTTCAACGCCGACGACCAACTGCTTTCGCTCAACGTGGTCCGGGACAACACATATCTGCTGGTCGCGACGTCCGGCGGGTATGCAAAGCGGACGGCGATCGAGGAGTACAGCCCGCAGGGCCGCGGCGGCAAAGGCATCCTGACGATTCAGTACGACAAACGGCGTGGCAGTCTGGTGGGTGCGTTGATCGTTGATGACGACACAGAGTTGTATGCCATCACCTCGGGGGGAGGCGTCATCCGGACCGCTGCTCGCCAGGTCCGCAAGGCCGGGCGGCAGACCAAGGGTGTTCGGTTGATGAACCTGGGCGAGGGCACCACACTGATAGCCATCGCGCGCAACGCCGAGGAAGGCGACAGCACCGACGAGGTCAACACCGACGTAGGCGAGTGA
- a CDS encoding DUF3566 domain-containing protein: protein MSSPNEPGYPRAGEGAGVANGSPANQDTSSLSTSRPNASESGDVPPWQRGPAARSAQGASRPAEQARRGPAPRGDDVHGGERPDDRGSNHSPGADSRLNRYMVGVGSSTPTEEVPARDRAEAQRSEPRKEGHRGEPRNEGPRSEPRTEAYASELPDLSGPLPRPPQQQRTPADRPAMDPANRPAPAGRVQVGSRNKGPVRASMQIRRVDPWSTLKVSLVLSVALFFVWMIAVAFLYLVLGGMGVWSKLNSNVGDLLTSASGTSGGELVSSGTIFGGAALIGLVNIVLLTAMATVGAFIYNLTTDLVGGVEVTLADRD from the coding sequence GTGAGTTCACCGAACGAGCCGGGATACCCGCGCGCGGGTGAGGGTGCTGGGGTCGCCAACGGCTCACCGGCCAACCAGGACACCAGCTCGTTGAGCACGAGCAGGCCGAACGCCTCCGAGTCGGGCGACGTACCGCCCTGGCAGCGCGGGCCCGCCGCCCGGTCGGCCCAGGGTGCATCGCGGCCGGCGGAGCAGGCGCGGCGAGGCCCCGCTCCGCGCGGCGACGACGTCCACGGTGGGGAGCGGCCCGATGACCGCGGGTCCAACCACTCCCCCGGCGCCGATTCCCGGCTCAACCGCTACATGGTCGGGGTGGGTTCGTCCACACCGACCGAGGAAGTGCCCGCGCGTGACCGGGCCGAAGCCCAGCGCAGCGAGCCGCGCAAGGAGGGCCACCGGGGCGAGCCGCGCAACGAGGGCCCGCGCAGCGAGCCGCGTACCGAGGCCTACGCCAGTGAGCTGCCCGACCTGTCCGGACCGCTGCCGCGGCCTCCACAGCAGCAGCGCACGCCGGCCGACCGCCCGGCGATGGACCCGGCGAACCGTCCAGCTCCCGCCGGCCGGGTCCAGGTCGGGTCCCGCAACAAGGGACCCGTGCGGGCCAGCATGCAGATCCGCCGGGTGGACCCGTGGAGCACGCTGAAGGTCTCGCTGGTGCTGTCCGTCGCGTTGTTCTTCGTATGGATGATCGCCGTGGCGTTCCTCTACCTGGTGCTCGGCGGCATGGGGGTGTGGAGCAAGCTCAACAGCAATGTGGGCGACCTGCTCACCAGCGCCAGCGGCACCTCCGGCGGCGAATTGGTGTCGAGCGGTACGATTTTCGGCGGCGCGGCGCTGATCGGCTTGGTCAACATCGTGTTGCTGACCGCGATGGCGACCGTCGGCGCGTTCATCTACAACCTGACCACGGATCTTGTCGGTGGCGTGGAGGTCACGCTCGCCGACCGGGACTGA
- the cwsA gene encoding cell wall synthesis protein CwsA, with protein sequence MSSKTDLRLTPGQRLARGLRYTAIGPVDVTRGAVGLGISGAQSSTAWVGDRYRRGRVTGQFGKDLAAAQETLAQELAAAQEVVSNLPSALRKARTRRRRRPLLLAAVGVVALGGGAVAFSIIRRSTQPEPSPLPPSVEVAPKP encoded by the coding sequence ATGAGCTCGAAGACGGACCTGCGGTTGACTCCCGGCCAGCGGTTGGCCCGCGGACTGCGGTACACCGCCATCGGGCCGGTCGACGTCACCCGCGGTGCGGTGGGCCTGGGGATCAGCGGTGCGCAATCGTCGACCGCATGGGTCGGCGATCGGTACCGCCGGGGGCGGGTGACGGGCCAGTTCGGTAAGGACCTCGCCGCCGCGCAGGAAACCCTCGCTCAGGAACTGGCCGCCGCCCAGGAAGTGGTTTCGAACCTTCCGTCAGCGCTGCGCAAGGCCCGCACCCGGCGTCGCAGGCGCCCCCTGCTCCTGGCCGCCGTCGGAGTGGTGGCGCTGGGTGGGGGAGCGGTGGCCTTCTCGATCATCCGACGGTCGACCCAACCCGAACCGTCCCCACTGCCACCCAGCGTCGAAGTGGCACCCAAGCCCTGA